One window from the genome of Nicotiana tomentosiformis chromosome 5, ASM39032v3, whole genome shotgun sequence encodes:
- the LOC138892453 gene encoding uncharacterized protein produces MWENSHEKGSPPARWSEFTDAFIDQFLPTKTKVARAVEFETLKQGSKNVWEYYIEFVCLSKYDVHMMPTMEARVRRFVQGLSPLVINEAATAAVNYDMNYGKMVAFAQATEARKLKLRMEREGSSRARSAGNLGDSFVGGRSAFRGGLSGPS; encoded by the coding sequence atgtgggagaaTTCCCATGAgaaggggagccctccggcgagatggagtgagttcacggatgccttcatagaccaaTTCTTGCCTACCAAGACTAAGGTAGCCcgtgctgtggagtttgagacccttaaacagggtagtaAGAATGTATGGGAGTATTACATAGAGTTCGTGTGCCTGTCGAAGTATGAtgttcatatgatgccgactatggaggcaagagtgcgtcgatttgtgcagggccttagccctttggttattaatgaggctgccacagcTGCTGTAAATTatgacatgaactatggaaagatggtggcatttgcccaagctacggaggctcgaaaattaaagctcaggatggaacgagagggtagtagtagggcccgatcagcaGGCAACCTTGGGGACTCGTTTGtaggtgggagatcagcttttcggggaggattatcagggccatcctag